Genomic DNA from Thermosipho ferrireducens:
GCTGCTTGAATATTGGTATGTTCAAGGTGAATTACGGGGTGATCACACATGAGTGATGCAAGTATACCTTTCTCGTTTATAATCTTTATGGCTTCAAAAGTTAGATCAACAAGTTCCAGCTTGGTTCTAAACCCAAACAATGGGCCAAGAACAACAGGAATATTCTTTTGTTTAATAAAATCAGCTATTTTGTAGGCTTCTGTTGCGTGTTCTATAACAAGTTCAAAACCAAATTCTTCTGCTATTCTTATAGCCGTTACTATATCGTCTGCTCTGTGAGCGTGACAGCGAGCTGGGATTTCTTTCTTTAAAACTTTAACACCTATTTCTAATGAAAAATCTATAGGTGTTTTGTCAGGATCTGCCTCACGTCTTCTCATATAATCTTTAACCTTTGAGAAATACTCTCTTATTACCGCGGCTACACCTAATCTCGTGGAAGGGAGTTTACCTTTTTGTCCATAAACGCGTTTGGGATTTTCTCCAAAAGCCATTTTCAAACCCGCGGGTTCTTTTAGTATCATTTCATCTACAATATTTGATTTGAATTTTAAGATGGCTCCCTGCCCACCTATAGGATTAGCGCTTCCTGGAACTACCATAACAGTTGTAACACCACCAGAAAGAGCTCTTTTAATAGCTGAATCTCCTGGATAGAAAGCGTCGATAGCTCTCACATGAGCTGTTACAGGATCAGTGTATTCATTTCCATCCTGGTAATAAAATTCTCCAACACCTTCTTCAAAAAGGCCTATATGAGAGTGTGCATCCACAAAGCCTGGAAAAATAAATTTTCCTTTTACGTCCACTACTTCAGCGTTTGAATCGTCAATATTTTCACCTATTTTTTTTATTTTTCCGTTTTCAATAAGAATATCACCAATAAACGCTTTTTTTGTTATTGGAAATATATGTCCACCTTTTAAAAGTACCATTTTCTCACCCTCCCAACACTTTGTGATAATTTTATTATAACATATAATTCGTTAAACTAACCAATATTAGTAATGGTGGCAAGATTGGCGAGAGTTGGCGAGGTTAGCGAGGGTTAGTAAAATAAGATCCTTCGTCGCTGGCGCTCCTCAGGATGACAGCTTTCTCGCGTGTGTTTGGAATAGGAATAAGATCCCTCGTCACTTCGTTCCTCGGGATGACAAGAGAGGAATATTCCTCGGGATGACAGGAAAAGGGGTGTCATTCCGAGGAGCGAGAAGGCGAGGAGTCTTACCCCACTCATGTCATTCCGAACCCGAAGGGTGAGGAATCTTGAATTTAGCGAGTTTGGCAAGATTAGCGAGGATTAGTAAAAAAACAAGATTCCTCGCTTCGCTCGGAATGACAAAAGGGAAAGATTCCTCGTCACTTTCGACAGGAAAAGGGTTGCCATTCTGAACCTGAAGGGTGAGGAATTTTGAATTTAATGAGGATTAGCAAAATTAGTGAGAGTTAATAGAAGTTTCGATATGATGATTTTTTATTGTTTTTCAATAAAAAATTGTTACGTGTTAAAATAAAATGGAAGCTTTTAGATAATTTTACATACTTTAGGGGGATAACAAAATGATTACCATATTGGTTATAGGTTACATGCATCCAAAAGGTGATAAAAGGGTTTTTCGAACTGTTAAGGCGTTATCTAAAAAAGCAAAGGTGATCTATCAATATTGGACGGATAATTTCTTTGAGAAGAGCAAAAGCGAAGGAAATATTCAATATGTACCTGTTTATTCCGAAGAAGATGTAAAAGCTAATCCTTTAAAAAAGTTGGTTAACAGAAGGACATTGGATAAGCAAATACTCAGAATGATAAGTTTCTATGAATATGATATTCTGTATATGCATCATTTTCTTGCAAGTATGCCTGTTGAGCCTTTTAAAATAGCAAAAAAACGGGGTAAGAAGGTTATATATGACATTCATGAATACCATCCG
This window encodes:
- a CDS encoding amidohydrolase; amino-acid sequence: MVLLKGGHIFPITKKAFIGDILIENGKIKKIGENIDDSNAEVVDVKGKFIFPGFVDAHSHIGLFEEGVGEFYYQDGNEYTDPVTAHVRAIDAFYPGDSAIKRALSGGVTTVMVVPGSANPIGGQGAILKFKSNIVDEMILKEPAGLKMAFGENPKRVYGQKGKLPSTRLGVAAVIREYFSKVKDYMRRREADPDKTPIDFSLEIGVKVLKKEIPARCHAHRADDIVTAIRIAEEFGFELVIEHATEAYKIADFIKQKNIPVVLGPLFGFRTKLELVDLTFEAIKIINEKGILASLMCDHPVIHLEHTNIQAATALRYGANEEDLLKMITINAAKILKIDDKVGSLEEGKDADIVIWNTHPFDFKAKAEKVYIEGELVYES